From the Ciconia boyciana chromosome 6, ASM3463844v1, whole genome shotgun sequence genome, the window CAGTGGCCAGCCCCGCTGGAACACAGGATCATTGCAGGCTTGTTAAGTTCTGTCGAATAGAAAGGGACCCAGGTGTTAATGTCAATACTGCAACTTGCAGAGCAGGTGATCCAGTAGCCTGTTTCTGATTCAtcttcttcatcatcttcattgTAAGCATCAGTATCATCAACATCAAAGCTATTGGCTTCAGCACTAAAACAAAACTCCTCTGAATCTTCAAATGGAGTGGAGTCTCCAGGGTCTTCGGTTGATGTCTGACTGCAAATTTGTGCTGTCAGTTCTTCCTCCTtgtcctcttctgctcctttgcATCTCAAAATGTAGAAGTAGTTTGCATCTGAGATTAACTGTTTGTTGGCCCCTGGAATGCCCAGCAATACAGACCCTTTGCCCATATCACAGCCAAACCACATCCTGCAGTGTTTAATATCTGGTGTCCAGTCTGGGCTCACCCTTTCAACAATCTCTATCTTATTATCTTCCAGAACTATGGTGTTACACAGCAATCGTTTCTGGTTGTCAGACTGGTAGCCCCCGACAAGGACAAATTCGGTATCACTGGTTTGAGTCACTATAGCACTTGACACAGATATCCCCCCTGGCAAGATGGTGCAGGTCACAGCTGGGCAGCCCAGTGGGAGATCAACTTTTAGCTTGTACAAGCTGGGGGACCTCGTGTTATTTTGAAGCGAATGGCCTCCCAAAATGTAGATTGTATCATTTCTGGCAACTGAAACATGGAAAGAAAGTCCATCTTGAAGCTCTGGAAGTACGTATGATGTACAGCACCCAAACTCAAAATCAATGAGAAACACAGATGGCAAACAGTCAACTACACTGTTCCATTTTTCAGTGGTTCTTTGTGCAAGAGGAGTATATGATCTCCCTCCAAATATAACGCTCACACTTTTTCCCCGGCTATGAACTACGTTAATTGTATGTCCATATCTAGCTTCAGGGACATCTCCACTCAGGTCTTTCTCAACACATTGGAACGTGGTTTTCTTGCTATTTTTGCTTACCAGACTCATAACGTAAATCTTATCAGAAAGGTCATTGTTAGGTGTTTTCCCACCATGGATGATATACTGGTACTCATCAGACTCTGCATTGCCTCTGAGTGTGCAAAGAGCAGGGTAGCGGAGAGGGGGGAGGTAACAGGACTCTTTAGAGAAGAAGGCAGGTTTCATTTTGAGCTCATTCTGCTTTATATCGAGGAGGAAAACACCAGTGGGACAGGATCTCTTTGGCCA encodes:
- the RAG2 gene encoding V(D)J recombination-activating protein 2 → MAQSADEMVLQVVSAVNNSSLLQPGFSLLNFDRHVFFFGQKGWPKRSCPTGVFLLDIKQNELKMKPAFFSKESCYLPPLRYPALCTLRGNAESDEYQYIIHGGKTPNNDLSDKIYVMSLVSKNSKKTTFQCVEKDLSGDVPEARYGHTINVVHSRGKSVSVIFGGRSYTPLAQRTTEKWNSVVDCLPSVFLIDFEFGCCTSYVLPELQDGLSFHVSVARNDTIYILGGHSLQNNTRSPSLYKLKVDLPLGCPAVTCTILPGGISVSSAIVTQTSDTEFVLVGGYQSDNQKRLLCNTIVLEDNKIEIVERVSPDWTPDIKHCRMWFGCDMGKGSVLLGIPGANKQLISDANYFYILRCKGAEEDKEEELTAQICSQTSTEDPGDSTPFEDSEEFCFSAEANSFDVDDTDAYNEDDEEDESETGYWITCSASCSIDINTWVPFYSTELNKPAMILCSSGAGHWVHAQCMDLSETMLLHLSEANVKYFCNEHVDLNKVLQTPKKVVHLKKQPMKPLRKKTTMKLTTTAKKSFLRRLFE